In one window of Musa acuminata AAA Group cultivar baxijiao chromosome BXJ3-2, Cavendish_Baxijiao_AAA, whole genome shotgun sequence DNA:
- the LOC103976520 gene encoding uncharacterized protein LOC103976520 isoform X4: MKMSGNMRAESASSSLDGPNFAASYHNGQRGTYSGSGLERSGSFRESLESRILVTGPSTSRNTASSAEIPHLLQYLSLEHFSMSEQKYSRSGELRRVLGVTVEEHSFGSVQSKLLPPIASEDLKRFRASIFESSTRARDRMKSLQESIMKLDKYRNLLSRKRQRTDQLYEKSGNSNPLKMGSQSHQSPSEIASPRLEDRAKNVIPNKRVRSSMAEVRPEGRGTVLLRQGAVIEKDKNVLSDKDKVMLRGCNGGPIPSEEKMCGLPPGGDGWEKNKRKRSVGLNRVIDGDRDIKQPFQQRPNSESRLRPSDGTGFRPGLSSVTTISNKMDSCPENSGANSRGILKNDLDGSSTPNERREHFVGQDNDRMVSKGSNKLNMREDAQVGNQSPLIKGKASRALRTGSGIVMNASSNFLRSSGSTDGWEQAPCINKIQPSNGVNNRKGSINNESSSPSVTQWVGQRPQKISRTRRVNVVSPVSNLDDAQFSHEGFSTPDGGARMTTTDTSGLLISRGRPSSSHQSKLRLDNVLSPAVLSESEESVAVENKLKEKGTDNFELEDGAQAPLKATTSALPSKKTKTTPKEEIGDGVRRQGRSGRGSVQSKSCLPLPREKLENVDSTKPLKNGKHGSERSESRIGRPPSKKLSDRKTCVRTQIMNGGSFELAGESEDDREELLSAANAARNASYHACLSTFWKKMESIFSFVTLEDISFVKHQIHFAKEVDGSLSNRVEVGHDDEVLYDVASSPHISFAREQSSVVGSTNKSFETHYSAAGTQHVNASLGRLETKRWYDKMVPLSQRLLSAFITEDDIKKVENDSQGESVLQLSSDYVHYGTNSRVNDHAKDLLNMDCELELNYKNQKNCMGDNMACDGFMVSNNFRHSNIQHFMSGDEPLVENSAVMNAYNGSLSDYQKNNLNQLQIMDNTFPYERQFEDMPLDDRILMELHSIGIFPDAVPDLAESEDGEIDKVITELKMRLYEQVRKKKTQLGKLEKTVEGIKEVEERKLEQLAMNKLVEMAHKRLMGGRGSSSHKNGITKVSKQLALAFAKRTIARCHRFEETGRSCFSEPTLRDVILSAPLHNIDSKHSDVSGAINHVESRSGHLGSRVSASSNWLSGVPSVMERHGLGNKIDRGPLDAYQGFPQMGDQLVSKPDRKKKEVLLDDVVTGAATRAISTPSYSLPSSTKWKKTERDRDQHKDALGRSSTAKAGRPSSSGRGERKTRTKPKQKIAQLSTSGNGIGRVTEAANFLSPASQESFDTVNNSVMKIDQEVELQSSSNITHDSSKEVDDTIFTNLPLHAIDSIDELDVAEGLGGQGQDIGSWLNVDEDALQDHDLVGLEIPMDDLSELKLNF; the protein is encoded by the exons atgaaaatgtcaGGAAATATGAGGGCAGAGTCAGCTTCGAGTAGTCTGGATGGACCAAACTTTGCTGCTTCCTATCACAATGGGCAGCGTGGGACCTACTCAGGCTCTGGTTTGGAGAGGTCTGGAAGCTTCCGCGAGAGCTTGGAGAGCCGTATTCTGGTTACTGGGCCCAGCACATCGAGAAACACAGCCTCCTCTGCAGAAATACCACATTTGCTGCAGTATCTTTCATTAGAGCATTTCTCAATGAGCGAGCAAAAGTATTCTCGCTCTGGAGAATTAAGAAGAGTTCTAGGTGTTACAGTTGAGGAGCACTCTTTTGGATCTGTGCAGTCTAAGCTGCTCCCTCCCATTGCATCAGAAGATCTTAAACGTTTCAGAGCTAGCATATTTGAGTCATCAACCAGAGCAAG GGATAGAATGAAGTCATTGCAGGAATCAATTATGAAATTGGATAAATATCGCAACTTGCTTTCAAGGAAACGACAAAGAACTGATCAGTTATATGAGAAGTCAGGTAATTCAAATCCACTTAAGATGGGAAGTCAGAGTCATCAAAGCCCTTCAGAGATTGCAAGTCCAAGACTGGAGGACAGAGCAAAGAATGTAATTCCAAATAAACGTGTTCGCTCCTCTATGGCGGAAGTACGG CCAGAAGGGCGTGGGACTGTTCTTCTGAGGCAAGGTGCAGTTATAGAAAAGGATAAAAATGTGCTTTCTGACAAGGATAAAGTTATGCTTAGAGGTTGCAATGGGGGGCCAATACCTTCAGAAGAGAAGATGTGTGGACTCCCTCCAGGGGGTGATGGATGGGAGAAAAATAAACGAAAGCGTTCTGTTGGCCTTAACAGAGTAATAGATGGTGATAGAGATATTAAACAACCATTTCAGCAGAGGCCTAACAGTGAATCTCGTCTACGCCCTTCTGATGGCACTGGATTCAG ACCTGGCTTGTCTAGTGTAACCACAATAAGCAACAAGATGGATAGCTGCCCCGAAAATAGTGGTGCTAACTCTCGTGGAATACTCAAGAATGACTTGGATGGTAGCTCCACTCCAAATGAAAGACGAGAACATTTTGTTGGACAAGATAATGATCGAATGGTGTCTAAAGGAAGCAATAA GTTAAATATGCGTGAGGATGCTCAAGTGGGAAACCAAAGTCCTCTGATAAAAGGAAAAGCATCTAGAGCACTGAGAACTGGTTCAGGCATTGTCATGAATGCATCTTCTAATTTTCTTCGTTCATCTGGAAGCACTGATGGTTGGGAGCAAGCCCCCTGCATCAACAAAATTCAGCCGTCAAATGGGGTGAACAATCGTAAAGGGTCAATAAATAATGAATCATCATCACCCTCTGTAACTCAATGGGTGGGTCAACGGCCTCAAAAAATCTCTAGAACAAGAAGGGTTAATGTAGTTTCTCCAGTCTCAAACTTGGATGATGCTCAGTTTTCACACGAAGGATTTTCTACTCCTGATGGTGGCGCCAGAATGACAACTACAGATACCAGTGGGCTTTTAATTTCTAGAGGCAGGCCCAGTAGCAGTCACCAATCAAAACTGAGACTCGATAATGTCCTCTCTCCTGCAGTATTATCAGAAAGTGAAGAGTCAGTTGCTGTTGAGAACAAGTTGAAGGAGAAAGGAACTGATAATTTTGAGCTAGAAGATGGTGCTCAAGCACCCCTTAAGGCAACAACTTCTGCTTTGCCATCAAAGAAGACCAAGACTACTCCAAAAGAAGAAATTGGAGATGGAGTTCGAAGACAAGGTAGGAGTGGAAGAGGCTCAGTACAGTCAAAATCATGTTTACCTCTACCAAGGGAGAAACTGGAAAATGTAGATTCTACAAAGCCACTCAAAAATGGAAAGCATGGTTCTGAAAGGAGCGAAAG TAGGATTGGCCGCCCTCCTTCAAAAAAGTTATCTGATCGGAAGACTTGTGTCCGTACACAAATTATGAATGGTGGTTCCTTTGAATTGGCAG GAGAATCAGAGGATGATCGAGAAGAATTACTGTCAGCTGCAAATGCAGCTCGTAACGCCAGCT ATCATGCCTGTTTAAGCACTTTCTGGAAAAAAATGGAATCCATTTTTTCATTTGTGACATTGGAGGATATATCTTTTGTCAAGCATCAG ATTCATTTTGCTAAGGAGGTAGATGGAAGTTTGTCTAACAGGGTTGAAGTTGGCCATGAT GATGAGGTCCTTTACGATGTGGCATCTTCACCTCACATTTCCTTTGCCAGAGAGCAGTCAAGTGTGGTTGGATCAACCAACAAATCTTTTGAGACCCATTATTCGGCTGCTGGGACACAGCATGTCAATGCATCACTTGGAAGATTAGAGACCAAGAGATGGTATGACAAAATGGTTCCACTCTCGCAGAGGCTTCTCTCAGCCTTTATCACAGAAGATGATATCAAAAAAGTTGAAAATGACTCCCAAGGCGAATCAGTTTTACAGTTGTCAAGTGATTATGTTCATTATGGTACTAATAGTCGTGTTAATGATCATGCTAAAGATTTACTGAACATGGATTGTGAGTTGGAGCTTAATTATAAGAATCAGAAAAATTGTATGGGAGATAATATGGCTTGTGATGGATTTATGGTCTCCAACAACTTTAGGCACTCAAATATTCAACATTTCATGTCTGGAGATGAACCACTGGTGGAAAATAGTGCTGTTATGAATGCATATAATGGTTCACTTTCTGATTAccagaaaaataatcttaatcagCTGCAGATAATGGACAACACTTTTCCCTATGAGCGCCAGTTTGAGGACATGCCTCTTGATGATAGGATTTTGATGGAACTCCACAGTATAGGCATATTTCCGGATGCAGTG CCTGATCTTGCTGAGAGCGAAGATGGAGAAATTGACAAAGTTATTACAGAACTTAAGATGAGACTTTATGAGCAG GTGAggaaaaagaaaactcaattaggtaAACTAGAAAAAACAGTTGAAGGTATAAAAGAAGTTGAGGAGAG GAAACTTGAGCAGCTTGCAATGAACAAACTTGTTGAGATGGCACACAAAAGGCTAATG GGCGGGCGTGGTAGTTCAAGTCATAAGAATGGAATAACTAAGGTTTCAAAACAACTTGCATTGGCCTTTGCTAAGCGAACAATAGCCAGATGTCACAGATTTGAAGAAACAGGTCGAAGCTGCTTCAGTGAACCGACATTGCGGGATGTGATCTTGTCAGCACCTCTACATAACATTGATTCTAAACATTCAGATGTTTCTGGTGCTATTAATCATGTGGAATCACGGAGCGGTCATCTTGGTTCCCGAGTATCAG CTTCTTCTAACTGGCTTTCAGGTGTACCATCAGTTATGGAGAGGCATGGACTTGGTAATAAGATTGATCGAGGTCCATTGGATGCATACCAAGGTTTTCCTCAAATGGGAGATCAATTGGTTAGTAAACCCGACAGGAAGAAGAAGGAGGTGCTTCTGGATGATGTTGTTACAGGTGCTGCTACAAGAGCCATATCAACTCCTAGCTACTCTCTTCCAAGTAGCACAAAATGGAAAAAAACTGAAAGAGACAGGGATCAGCACAAAGATGCATTGGGAAGAAGCTCTACTGCTAAAGCTGGTCGTCCATCATCCAGTGGCAGGGGTGAACGCAAAACAAGGACAAAGCCAAAGCAAAAGATAGCTCAATTGTCAACATCAGGGAATGGTATTGGCCGAGTTACAGAGGCAGCCAACTTTTTGTCACCAGCATCACAAGAATCCTTTGACACTGTGAATAATTCTGTCATGAAAATTGATCAGGAAGTTGAATTGCAAAGTTCAAGTAATATTACCCATGATTCATCTAAAGAGGTTGATGATACTATCTTCACTAACTTACCACTGCATGCGATAGATTCCATTGATGAATTAGATGTAGCTGAAGGTCTGGGTGGACAAGGTCAGGATATTGGTTCTTGGCTGAATGTTGATGAAGATGCACTCCAAGATCATGATCTAGTGGGCCTAGAAATTCCAATGGATGATCTCTCAGAATTGAAATTGAACTTTTAA
- the LOC103976520 gene encoding uncharacterized protein LOC103976520 isoform X7: MKMSGNMRAESASSSLDGPNFAASYHNGQRGTYSGSGLERSGSFRESLESRILVTGPSTSRNTASSAEIPHLLQYLSLEHFSMSEQKYSRSGELRRVLGVTVEEHSFGSVQSKLLPPIASEDLKRFRASIFESSTRARDRMKSLQESIMKLDKYRNLLSRKRQRTDQLYEKSGNSNPLKMGSQSHQSPSEIASPRLEDRAKNVIPNKRVRSSMAEVRPEGRGTVLLRQGAVIEKDKNVLSDKDKVMLRGCNGGPIPSEEKMCGLPPGGDGWEKNKRKRSVGLNRVIDGDRDIKQPFQQRPNSESRLRPSDGTGFRLNMREDAQVGNQSPLIKGKASRALRTGSGIVMNASSNFLRSSGSTDGWEQAPCINKIQPSNGVNNRKGSINNESSSPSVTQWVGQRPQKISRTRRVNVVSPVSNLDDAQFSHEGFSTPDGGARMTTTDTSGLLISRGRPSSSHQSKLRLDNVLSPAVLSESEESVAVENKLKEKGTDNFELEDGAQAPLKATTSALPSKKTKTTPKEEIGDGVRRQGRSGRGSVQSKSCLPLPREKLENVDSTKPLKNGKHGSERSESRIGRPPSKKLSDRKTCVRTQIMNGGSFELAGESEDDREELLSAANAARNASYHACLSTFWKKMESIFSFVTLEDISFVKHQIHFAKEVDGSLSNRVEVGHDVMDEVLYDVASSPHISFAREQSSVVGSTNKSFETHYSAAGTQHVNASLGRLETKRWYDKMVPLSQRLLSAFITEDDIKKVENDSQGESVLQLSSDYVHYGTNSRVNDHAKDLLNMDCELELNYKNQKNCMGDNMACDGFMVSNNFRHSNIQHFMSGDEPLVENSAVMNAYNGSLSDYQKNNLNQLQIMDNTFPYERQFEDMPLDDRILMELHSIGIFPDAVPDLAESEDGEIDKVITELKMRLYEQVRKKKTQLGKLEKTVEGIKEVEERKLEQLAMNKLVEMAHKRLMGGRGSSSHKNGITKVSKQLALAFAKRTIARCHRFEETGRSCFSEPTLRDVILSAPLHNIDSKHSDVSGAINHVESRSGHLGSRVSASSNWLSGVPSVMERHGLGNKIDRGPLDAYQGFPQMGDQLVSKPDRKKKEVLLDDVVTGAATRAISTPSYSLPSSTKWKKTERDRDQHKDALGRSSTAKAGRPSSSGRGERKTRTKPKQKIAQLSTSGNGIGRVTEAANFLSPASQESFDTVNNSVMKIDQEVELQSSSNITHDSSKEVDDTIFTNLPLHAIDSIDELDVAEGLGGQGQDIGSWLNVDEDALQDHDLVGLEIPMDDLSELKLNF; encoded by the exons atgaaaatgtcaGGAAATATGAGGGCAGAGTCAGCTTCGAGTAGTCTGGATGGACCAAACTTTGCTGCTTCCTATCACAATGGGCAGCGTGGGACCTACTCAGGCTCTGGTTTGGAGAGGTCTGGAAGCTTCCGCGAGAGCTTGGAGAGCCGTATTCTGGTTACTGGGCCCAGCACATCGAGAAACACAGCCTCCTCTGCAGAAATACCACATTTGCTGCAGTATCTTTCATTAGAGCATTTCTCAATGAGCGAGCAAAAGTATTCTCGCTCTGGAGAATTAAGAAGAGTTCTAGGTGTTACAGTTGAGGAGCACTCTTTTGGATCTGTGCAGTCTAAGCTGCTCCCTCCCATTGCATCAGAAGATCTTAAACGTTTCAGAGCTAGCATATTTGAGTCATCAACCAGAGCAAG GGATAGAATGAAGTCATTGCAGGAATCAATTATGAAATTGGATAAATATCGCAACTTGCTTTCAAGGAAACGACAAAGAACTGATCAGTTATATGAGAAGTCAGGTAATTCAAATCCACTTAAGATGGGAAGTCAGAGTCATCAAAGCCCTTCAGAGATTGCAAGTCCAAGACTGGAGGACAGAGCAAAGAATGTAATTCCAAATAAACGTGTTCGCTCCTCTATGGCGGAAGTACGG CCAGAAGGGCGTGGGACTGTTCTTCTGAGGCAAGGTGCAGTTATAGAAAAGGATAAAAATGTGCTTTCTGACAAGGATAAAGTTATGCTTAGAGGTTGCAATGGGGGGCCAATACCTTCAGAAGAGAAGATGTGTGGACTCCCTCCAGGGGGTGATGGATGGGAGAAAAATAAACGAAAGCGTTCTGTTGGCCTTAACAGAGTAATAGATGGTGATAGAGATATTAAACAACCATTTCAGCAGAGGCCTAACAGTGAATCTCGTCTACGCCCTTCTGATGGCACTGGATTCAG GTTAAATATGCGTGAGGATGCTCAAGTGGGAAACCAAAGTCCTCTGATAAAAGGAAAAGCATCTAGAGCACTGAGAACTGGTTCAGGCATTGTCATGAATGCATCTTCTAATTTTCTTCGTTCATCTGGAAGCACTGATGGTTGGGAGCAAGCCCCCTGCATCAACAAAATTCAGCCGTCAAATGGGGTGAACAATCGTAAAGGGTCAATAAATAATGAATCATCATCACCCTCTGTAACTCAATGGGTGGGTCAACGGCCTCAAAAAATCTCTAGAACAAGAAGGGTTAATGTAGTTTCTCCAGTCTCAAACTTGGATGATGCTCAGTTTTCACACGAAGGATTTTCTACTCCTGATGGTGGCGCCAGAATGACAACTACAGATACCAGTGGGCTTTTAATTTCTAGAGGCAGGCCCAGTAGCAGTCACCAATCAAAACTGAGACTCGATAATGTCCTCTCTCCTGCAGTATTATCAGAAAGTGAAGAGTCAGTTGCTGTTGAGAACAAGTTGAAGGAGAAAGGAACTGATAATTTTGAGCTAGAAGATGGTGCTCAAGCACCCCTTAAGGCAACAACTTCTGCTTTGCCATCAAAGAAGACCAAGACTACTCCAAAAGAAGAAATTGGAGATGGAGTTCGAAGACAAGGTAGGAGTGGAAGAGGCTCAGTACAGTCAAAATCATGTTTACCTCTACCAAGGGAGAAACTGGAAAATGTAGATTCTACAAAGCCACTCAAAAATGGAAAGCATGGTTCTGAAAGGAGCGAAAG TAGGATTGGCCGCCCTCCTTCAAAAAAGTTATCTGATCGGAAGACTTGTGTCCGTACACAAATTATGAATGGTGGTTCCTTTGAATTGGCAG GAGAATCAGAGGATGATCGAGAAGAATTACTGTCAGCTGCAAATGCAGCTCGTAACGCCAGCT ATCATGCCTGTTTAAGCACTTTCTGGAAAAAAATGGAATCCATTTTTTCATTTGTGACATTGGAGGATATATCTTTTGTCAAGCATCAG ATTCATTTTGCTAAGGAGGTAGATGGAAGTTTGTCTAACAGGGTTGAAGTTGGCCATGATGTAATG GATGAGGTCCTTTACGATGTGGCATCTTCACCTCACATTTCCTTTGCCAGAGAGCAGTCAAGTGTGGTTGGATCAACCAACAAATCTTTTGAGACCCATTATTCGGCTGCTGGGACACAGCATGTCAATGCATCACTTGGAAGATTAGAGACCAAGAGATGGTATGACAAAATGGTTCCACTCTCGCAGAGGCTTCTCTCAGCCTTTATCACAGAAGATGATATCAAAAAAGTTGAAAATGACTCCCAAGGCGAATCAGTTTTACAGTTGTCAAGTGATTATGTTCATTATGGTACTAATAGTCGTGTTAATGATCATGCTAAAGATTTACTGAACATGGATTGTGAGTTGGAGCTTAATTATAAGAATCAGAAAAATTGTATGGGAGATAATATGGCTTGTGATGGATTTATGGTCTCCAACAACTTTAGGCACTCAAATATTCAACATTTCATGTCTGGAGATGAACCACTGGTGGAAAATAGTGCTGTTATGAATGCATATAATGGTTCACTTTCTGATTAccagaaaaataatcttaatcagCTGCAGATAATGGACAACACTTTTCCCTATGAGCGCCAGTTTGAGGACATGCCTCTTGATGATAGGATTTTGATGGAACTCCACAGTATAGGCATATTTCCGGATGCAGTG CCTGATCTTGCTGAGAGCGAAGATGGAGAAATTGACAAAGTTATTACAGAACTTAAGATGAGACTTTATGAGCAG GTGAggaaaaagaaaactcaattaggtaAACTAGAAAAAACAGTTGAAGGTATAAAAGAAGTTGAGGAGAG GAAACTTGAGCAGCTTGCAATGAACAAACTTGTTGAGATGGCACACAAAAGGCTAATG GGCGGGCGTGGTAGTTCAAGTCATAAGAATGGAATAACTAAGGTTTCAAAACAACTTGCATTGGCCTTTGCTAAGCGAACAATAGCCAGATGTCACAGATTTGAAGAAACAGGTCGAAGCTGCTTCAGTGAACCGACATTGCGGGATGTGATCTTGTCAGCACCTCTACATAACATTGATTCTAAACATTCAGATGTTTCTGGTGCTATTAATCATGTGGAATCACGGAGCGGTCATCTTGGTTCCCGAGTATCAG CTTCTTCTAACTGGCTTTCAGGTGTACCATCAGTTATGGAGAGGCATGGACTTGGTAATAAGATTGATCGAGGTCCATTGGATGCATACCAAGGTTTTCCTCAAATGGGAGATCAATTGGTTAGTAAACCCGACAGGAAGAAGAAGGAGGTGCTTCTGGATGATGTTGTTACAGGTGCTGCTACAAGAGCCATATCAACTCCTAGCTACTCTCTTCCAAGTAGCACAAAATGGAAAAAAACTGAAAGAGACAGGGATCAGCACAAAGATGCATTGGGAAGAAGCTCTACTGCTAAAGCTGGTCGTCCATCATCCAGTGGCAGGGGTGAACGCAAAACAAGGACAAAGCCAAAGCAAAAGATAGCTCAATTGTCAACATCAGGGAATGGTATTGGCCGAGTTACAGAGGCAGCCAACTTTTTGTCACCAGCATCACAAGAATCCTTTGACACTGTGAATAATTCTGTCATGAAAATTGATCAGGAAGTTGAATTGCAAAGTTCAAGTAATATTACCCATGATTCATCTAAAGAGGTTGATGATACTATCTTCACTAACTTACCACTGCATGCGATAGATTCCATTGATGAATTAGATGTAGCTGAAGGTCTGGGTGGACAAGGTCAGGATATTGGTTCTTGGCTGAATGTTGATGAAGATGCACTCCAAGATCATGATCTAGTGGGCCTAGAAATTCCAATGGATGATCTCTCAGAATTGAAATTGAACTTTTAA